Proteins from a genomic interval of Fusarium oxysporum Fo47 chromosome I, complete sequence:
- a CDS encoding transmembrane amino acid transporter protein-domain-containing protein, producing MGIMNFSKKPAEPSPLTNNPPESSASDTEPPKDDTDFQAVPAGTEEKGNIFDQGGKNYRTLGRWDTVLILFTNQLGLGILSLPSTIKTLGIVPGIIAILGIGALSWYAAYELLQFYRKHPNVVSIVEMTRIVGGAWFESFAGFVMMIQVVFIVASATVTLSVALNTLSSHATCTVIWILVACIACYLLSIPRTMKFVSKAGIPNAVSVVAACLIVLISLAVSGPATAPEGWHKEIKVVGNPTFRDGLNACLRVVFSYAGTFTFPSYMAEMRDPAKDFRFALAVLEIVSTLFYIAMAVALYCLAGDLTTSPVLSAASSIPAKVAYGIILPAVVATALSIGHTGCKYVYVTAMRQMRATHQVTDNSIKSWVTWILSVTGFWVLIFVISNVIPIFDSILSITAATTIPWFTYGFAAIFWLHLNKGLYFSTWQKGLLTVGNVVMIALTLFMNAGGLWAAITELLDLFALHKDGIGGVFSCGDNSIF from the exons ATGGGCATCATGAACTTTTCAAAAAAGCCCGCTGAGCCTTCACCACTGACAAACAACCCCCCCGAGTCCAGCGCCTCAGACACAGAGCCTCCAAAAGATGACACGGATTTCCAAGCCGTTCCTGCTGGCACTGAGGAAAAGGGCAATATCTTCGATCAAGGCGGGAAGAATTACAGAACTCTTGGACGATGGGACACCGTCCTAATCCTCTTCACGAACcaactcggtcttggaatCTTATCCCTCCCCTCAACGATAAAAACCCTCGGAATCGTGCCCGGCATAATCGCAATCCTCGGCATCGGCGCGCTATCGTGGTACGCCGCATACGAACTCCTCCAATTCTACCGCAAACACCCCAATGTCGTCAGTATCGTCGAAATGACCCGCATCGTCGGCGGCGCGTGGTTTGAGTCCTTCGCTGGCTTCGTCATGATGATTCAAgtcgtcttcatcgttgCTTCAGCTACAGTTACGCTATCAGTTGCGCTGAATACGCTTAGTAGTCATGCGACGTGTACTGTTATCTGGATTCTCGTGGCGTGTATCGCGTGTTATCTTTTGTCGATACCGCGGACGATGAAGTTTGTTTCAAAGGCGGGAATTCCCAACGCTGTTAGTGTCGTGGCGGCTTGTTTGATCGTTTTGATCAGCTTGGCTGTTTCGGGACCTGCGACTGCGCCGGAAGGTTGGCATAAGGAGATCAAAGTTGTTGGAAACCCTACGTTTCGCGATGGTCTTAATGCATGCTTGAGAGTTGTATTCTCATACGCTGGCACATTCACATTCCC CTCATACATGGCCGAAATGCGAGATCCCGCAAAAGACTTCCGCTTCGCCCTCGCAGTCCTCGAAATCGTCAGCACCCTCTTCTACATTGCCATGGCCGTCGCCCTCTACTGTCTCGCCGGCGATCTCACAACATCCCCCGTCCTCTCCGCCGCTTCCTCCATTCCCGCAAAGGTCGCCTACGGAATCATCCTCCCAGCCGTCGTAGCAACAGCCCTCTCAATCGGCCACACGGGCTGCAAATACGTCTACGTTACCGCGATGCGACAAATGCGCGCAACGCACCAAGTCACAGACAACAGCATCAAGTCTTGGGTGACATGGATCTTGTCGGTCACAGGATTTTGGGTTCTGATCTTTGTCATCTCGAACGTCATTCCTATCTTTGACTCGATTTTGTCGATTACGGCTGCTACGACGATTCCGTGGTTTACTTATGGATTTGCGGCCATTTTCTGGCTGCATCTTAACAAGGGTCTTTATTTCTCAACGTGGCAGAAAGGTTTGCTCACGGTAGGAAATGTTGTCATGATAGCACTTACGCTGTTCATGAATGCGGGTGGACTATGGGCGGCTATCACTGAGCTGCTGGATCTCTTTGCTCTCCACAAGGATGGCATTGGAGGAGTTTTCTCATGTGGAGATAACTCTATCTTCTAA
- a CDS encoding Alpha/Beta hydrolase protein — translation MSEFPAYAKQQEWRDIQSFLPQRLHFTPDHSPTEEVWHHRGHALHLDRWRNPSASVRLIMHHGMGTNGRMMSMLLGVPLHKAGFELVAIDMPGYGCTVPKKGHVWDYEEWVNIASEFVDHEYENDKRPIALYGLSAGGGLTFHVAGMNEGVRGIVGMCFMDMRIQSVADAACRNLFMSRIGAPMGRVMHALGLGWMSMPMYITGRMSTLVNNPQALAACMRDNSSANAWVSMSFLSSFTTYEPAKEPKDFNTCPILLTQPAEDRWTPLWVSEAFLRDVDKVKVKTVMLEGAGHYPLEDPGLGQMVEAIVAFLKDIEQEA, via the coding sequence ATGTCTGAGTTTCCAGCTTACGCCAAACAACAAGAATGGAGAGATATCCAATCCTTCCTCCCCCAACGCCTCCACTTCACACCCGATCACTCTCCCACTGAAGAAGTATGGCATCACCGCGGCCACGCTCTCCATCTCGATAGATGGCGCAACCCCTCCGCCAGCGTCAGACTCATAATGCATCACGGCATGGGAACAAACGGGCGCATGATGTCAATGCTCCTCGGCGTGCCTCTGCACAAAGCAGGTTTTGAACTCGTCGCTATCGACATGCCAGGCTACGGCTGCACAGTTCCTAAAAAGGGCCATGTTTGGGATTATGAGGAGTGGGTTAACATCGCGAGTGAGTTTGTTGATCATGAGTATGAAAATGATAAACGGCCTATTGCACTTTATGGATTGAGTGCGGGGGGTGGTTTGACGTTTCATGTTGCGGGGATGAATGAGGGTGTTAGGGGGATTGTGGGCATGTGTTTTATGGATATGAGAATTCAGAGTGTTGCAGATGCTGCATGCCGAAATCTTTTCATGAGTCGTATCGGTGCACCGATGGGGAGGGTAATGCACGCTCTCGGTCTAGGTTGGATGTCAATGCCAATGTACATCACCGGTCGAATGTCAACACTCGTCAACAATCCTCAAGCCTTGGCAGCTTGTATGCGCGATAACAGTTCCGCGAACGCATGGGTATCGATGAGCTTTTTATCTTCCTTTACGACTTATGAGCCGGCCAAGGAACCGAAGGATTTTAATACGTGCCCGATTTTGCTGACGCAGCCGGCTGAGGATCGATGGACGCCGCTTTGGGTGTCGGAAGCGTTTTTGAGGGATGTTGAtaaggtcaaggtcaagactGTTATGTTGGAGGGGGCGGGACATTATCCGCTTGAGGATCCGGGGTTGGGGCAGATGGTTGAGGCGATTGTTGCGTTTTTGAAGGATATTGAGCAAGAAGCGTGA